Genomic segment of Ruegeria sp. TM1040:
GATCAGCCCTCTTACGGCAGCAGGGGCAGCAACGCCTGATCTGGAAAGAGCAGAGCCGCCAGCAGCGCCACCGCAATCCCGGCAAAGATCCAAGAGGCGCGGCGCAGGGTGGGGTGGCCGCTCCAGGCTTGCATCAGGACCGCAGCGCCACCGTTGGACAAGATACCAAGCGCAAGCACCTCATGGCTGACCTCTCCGCCGAGGGCTGCGATGAGACCGGAAAAATACATGCCGAGCAGCACCAGAAGCGTCAGTCCATACAGCCGGTAGGTGAGCGGGCTGTCGCCATATTGCGCCATCAGACCATTCAGCCGCTTCTGTGGCGCAAAAAGGAACAGATGCGTGAGGCCAAGGGTGACAAGGATCTTGATTCCCAAGATCACGGTGAGCGGGTTCATTGAGACATCAGTCATGACGGTCCCTCGTGTTTGGTGGATTGATTGGCGCATGGTTTGCCAATCTGAGATTCTGAGTACTTATTTCGAACTCAGATAGGCATGCACATTCTGAGTATGAATGTCAAACTCAGGATGCGCCTCTCGCCACCCGCTCCTAAATTCGTCTTGAGTGCTGGCAACGGCCGCGTGCGTGCGTGAATCTAACCGGCGTGATGTTACAGTGCTGGCACGGCATTGTGACGGCGCGTTGGTTTTCCACCGCGCCCGCGCGGACTAGGTTTTGGCGCAGACCAAAAAGGAGAATGCCCGATGGCGAAGCGCTGGACCGACGACCTGACTGCTGCGGATGTCACCCCCGAAGCCGTGTTCTGGAATAGACGCAAGCTCCTTGCTGGACTCGCAGGCGCAGGCCTGGGATCAATCGCAAGCGGTGCGATTGCCGATGACGCGCTTGAGCCAAACACTTGGGAAGAAGTCACGACCTACTGCAACTTTTATGAGTTCGGCACTGGCAAGACAGATCCAGCGACTTACGCCCATGAGATGACAACCTCGCCATGGGAGGTCGAAATCGATGGGCTCGTGGACAACCCCGGCACCTATGGTTTTGAACAGATCCTCGCGGAAATGACTCTGGAGGAACGCATCTACCGGTTTCGCTGTGTCGAGGCCTGGTCGATGGTGATCCCTTGGCAAGGGTTTGAGCTGGCGGACCTGCTAAACCTCGCTGGGGTGCAGGAGGGTGCCAAATATGTGGCGTTTGAGACTTTGCTGCGCCCGAGCGAAATGCCTGGCACGCGCTATCCGGTGCTGGATTGGCCTTACCGCGAGGGGCTGCGCCTTGATGAGGCGATGCACCCGCTGACCCTGATGGCGACAGGGATTTTTGGCAAGCCGCTGCCCAACCAGAATGGTGCACCGCTGCGTCTGGTGGTGCCGTGGAAGTATGGCTTCAAGTCGATCAAGTCGGTTGTGAAAATCACGCTTACCGATCAGGAGCCTCCGACCAGCTGGAATATGGCAAATGCCCGCGAATATGGGTTCTACAGCAATGTGAACCCGGAGGTGGATCACCCCCGTTGGAGTCAGGCCACAGAACGCCGGATCGGCGGCGGGCTGTTCTCGCGGCGCCAGCCGACCTTGATGTTCAATGGATATGAAAAAGAGGTGGCCTCGCTCTATGACGGTATGGATCTGACAAAGTACTTCTGATGGATCTCTCCACTCTGAATACGGCACTCCGTCGGGTGCCGTCCTGGCTTGTCTATCTATGTGGGCTTGCACCTGCGGTCTGGCTTTTCTGGCAGGGCCTCACAGGGGCGCTGGGTGTGGAGCCGATCAAGGCACTCGAGCATCGCTACGGAGAACTGGCACTTCAGTTCCTCATTGCCTCCCTCGCGGTAACTCCTCTGCGGCGCATTGTTGGACTGAACCTCATGTCTCACCGGCGGGCACTTGGGCTTTTGAGTTTCGTCTATGTGGTTTGTCACTTATTGGTCTGGCTCCTGCTGGACGTTCAGATCCCGAGCCAAATCCTCGCCGACATTGCAAAGCGACCCTATATCACTGTGGGGATGCTGGCGTTTGTGCTGCTGGTCCCGCTTGCACTGACCTCGAATGTGGTGTCGATCCGCAAGCTCGGTACGCGTTGGCGCAAGCTCCACAAACTAAGCTACCCCGCCGCAATCTTGGCTGCGGTTCATTTTGTTCTTCTGGCGAAAGGATTTCAGATCGAACCTCTGCTGTATCTGGGGGGAATCGGTGTATTGCTGGTGCTGCGGCTTCGACTCCCAGCCCCCAAACGGGCCTGACTCTCCTAGAGTCTGTGGGGATTTCCGAGCACGGATCGAATTTGGCGCCGATAAAGGGGGGTGAGACGCGCTTGCACCCGTGCGTTGCACGCTAAGCCAGAATTTATCTTAATGAAAATTAAGGACATTTTGAAGATCTGCGGAAAAAATGACAGTTTTGCAAAAAAGGGGTTGCGGGCATTTGTTGTTATGCGTAGAACCCCCTTCACCGGCGGCGCTGAGGCGCGGTTGGCTGCGGCGGGAACGCTGCTGACGGATCGGAAAGACGGTTATGACGCTCAGGAGAGACTGGGGCATTCAAGTATGGATGTAGGCGGTGGCGCTTAAGATTTGCGCGACGGTCTGCTTTTGGGTCTTGGGTGTTTGCTCTTTGACATTGTTGGATGACTGAAGAGATATGTGGGCGGTTTGGTTCATTTCGATGGATCAACGTCTGTATATCAACGCTCTTAGGACGCAAGTCCGATGATTGAGTGTCAGCTTCACTGTCTTGTTCGGCTTCGGTTTCTTTTGAAACCAAGCACAACAGACAGAGAATAATTGGTTGCATTTCTGGTTCCTAGCCGGGTCAGATCGCAGGTTCAGTTCCGCCCTTGGGATTGGATTTTGTTAAAGCAACCAGTGATGTGCAGAGGTTCGAACGTCAAGGATAGCAGCGTAAGCTGCTTTCAACTTGAGAGTTTGATCCTGGCTCAGAACGAACGCTGGCGGCAGGCCTAACACATGCAAGTCGAGCGAGATCTTCGGATCTAGCGGCGGACGGGTTAGTAACGCGTGGGAACGTACCCAAAGGTAGGGAATAGCCACTGGAAACGGTGAGTAATACCCTATGTGCCCTTCGGGGGAAAGATTTATCGCCTTTGGATCGGCCCGCGTTAGATTAGGTAGTTGGTGGGGTAACGGCCTACCAAGCCTACGATCTATAGCTGGTTTTAGAGGATGATCAGCAACACTGGGACTGAGACACGGCCCAGACTCCTACGGGAGGCAGCAGTGGGGAATCTTGGACAATGGGGGCAACCCTGATCCAGCCATGCCGCGTGAGTGATGAAGGCCCTAGGGTCGTAAAGCTCTTTCGCCAGGGATGATAATGACAGTACCTGGTAAAGAAACCCCGGCTAACTCCGTGCCAGCAGCCGCGGTAATACGGAGGGGGTTAGCGTTGTTCGGAATTACTGGGCGTAAAGCGCGCGTAGGCGGACTGGAAAGTTGGGGGTGAAATCCCAGGGCTCAACCCTGGAACTGCCTCCAAAACTATCAGTCTAGAGTTCGAGAGAGGTGAGTGGAATTCCGAGTGTAGAGGTGAAATTCGTAGATATTCGGAGGAACACCAGTGGCGAAGGCGGCTCACTGGCTCGATACTGACGCTGAGGTGCGAAAGTGTGGGGAGCAAACAGGATTAGATACCCTGGTAGTCCACACCGTAAACGATGAATGCCAGTCGTCGGGTAGCATGCTATTCGGTGACACACCTAACGGATTAAGCATTCCGCCTGGGGAGTACGGTCGCAAGATTAAAACTCAAAGGAATTGACGGGGGCCCGCACAAGCGGTGGAGCATGTGGTTTAATTCGAAGCAACGCGCAGAACCTTACCAACCCTTGACATCCTCGGACCGCCAGAGAGATTTGGCTTTCACTTCGGTGACCGAGTGACAGGTGCTGCATGGCTGTCGTCAGCTCGTGTCGTGAGATGTTCGGTTAAGTCCGGCAACGAGCGCAACCCACATCCTTAGTTGCCAGCAGTTCGGCTGGGCACTCTAAGGAAACTGCCCGTGATAAGCGGGAGGAAGGTGTGGATGACGTCAAGTCCTCATGGCCCTTACGGGTTGGGCTACACACGTGCTACAATGGCAGTGACAATGGGTTAATCCCAAAAAACTGTCTCAGTTCGGATTGGGGTCTGCAACTCGACCCCATGAAGTCGGAATCGCTAGTAATCGCGTAACAGCATGACGCGGTGAATACGTTCCCGGGCCTTGTACACACCGCCCGTCACACCATGGGAGTTGGTTCTACCCGACGACGCTGCGCTAACCTTCGGGGGGCAGGCGGCCACGGTAGGATCAGCGACTGGGGTGAAGTCGTAACAAGGTAGCCGTAGGGGAACCTGCGGCTGGATCACCTCCTTTCTAAGGATGATGCTAGCAGAACGAGCTTGCTCTTTCTCGTGCATCACTTAGCAGAAGATCAGCAAACAAAGCTGGTCACATCAGGACCGAGCCGTCCTCATATCTCTTCAGAACAAAACACAGACCTACCGGTCTGTCTGGGTCGGTAGCTCAGGTGGTTAGAGCGCACGCCTGATAAGCGTGAGGTCGGAGGTTCAAGTCCTCCTCGACCCACCATTATTAGCGTGTCAGTCACGTTATATGGCCTCAAGTAGCCCTCTGGGCGACAGGCCGCTTAAGATGGGGCCTTAGCTCAGCTGGGAGAGCGCCTGATTTGCATTCAGGAGGTCAGGAGTTCGATCCTCCTAGGCTCCACCATTCTTGCCCTCAAGCAACGAAGCGGTCGGCCAGTTAAAAGTCATCCAATAGATCAGAGGGTTCGATTAGACCTTTGAGACACCCCGCGCGGGTGGTTCAAACGTCCAATCGGACACTGCGGCAATCGCTTGATTGCCTTGATATCGTTTAGAGAGAAAAATCAACAACACTGTTGGTCCTCCCGAGTGTGGGAACGACCTCAGATAGGTGAAGCGAGCTTGCTCGTGGACAGCGCCCGGATCCGTCATGTTTCCTCAGACGCCCGGATGTATGCCTGCCTGAAACGACAGTAGTTGTCCAAGTCAAGTACACTAACCCGCATGATCTACCCGATCATGCATTGTTCTTCTCTTCGCCTGAGACTGACATCGCAGGCAAAGAAGGGAAGAGCGGGAAAGTATGCTTTTTGGTTCAGAAACAGAAGCGAGGTGCTTACCAGCTGCCTCGCATGATCGTCAGGGGTTCTGGCGCATCGGTATTTGGGTCTTGCAAAAGTCCTCAAGTAGCGAAGCGGTAGGACATCAAACCTGGCTGTCTCTTTCTGGATCAGATCAAGCGCGAGAAGGGCGTTTGGTGGATGCCTTGGCAGTAAGAGGCGATGAAGGACGTGATACTCTGCGATAAGCTTGGGGGAGCCGAGAATAGGCTTTGATCCCAGGATTTCCGAATGGGGGAACCCACTTGAAAGTTTGATATAATAGCGACTTCGGTTGCTGCTTATATCTGGCTTAATCAAGTACTTATTACCTGAATACATAGGGTTTTAAGAGCAAACCCGGGGAACTGAAACATCTAAGTACCCGGAGGAAAGGACATCAATAGAGACTTCCCTAGTAGCGGCGAGCGAACGGGAACCAGCCGAGCCTGATGAGTGACTAGAATGTGTTGGGAAGCACAGCCATAGCGGGTGACAGCCCCGTATAGGAAGCTCTGAGGGACGTATTAAGTAGGGCGGGACACGTGAAATCCTGTCTGAAGATCGGAGGACCACCTCCGAAGGCTAAGTACTCCTTACTGACCGATAGCGAACCAGTACCGTGAGGGAAAGGTGAAAAGCACCCCGACGAGGGGAGTGAAACAGTACCTGAAACCGAACGCCTACAATCAGTTGGAGGCTCCTTGCGAGCTGACAGCGTACCTTTTGTATAATGGGTCATCGACTTGGTCTTACGAGCAAGCTTAAGCCGTTAGGTGTAGGCGCAGCGAAAGCGAGTCTTAATAGGGCGCATGAGTTCGTGGGATCAGACCCGAAACCGAGTGATCTAGGCATGACCAGGATGAAGGTGCGGTAACACGCACTGGAGGTCCGAACCCACACCTGTTGAAAAAGGTCGGGATGAGTTGTGCCTAGGGGTGAAAGGCCAATCAAACTCGGAGATAGCTGGTTCTCTGCGAAATCTATTTAGGTAGAGCGTCATCCGAATACCCCGGGGGGTAGAGCACTGGATGGGTAATGGGGCCCCACAGGCTTACTGATCCTAACCAAACTCCGAATACCCGGGAGTACTAGATGGCAGACACACTGCGGATGCTAACGTCCGTAGTGGAGAGGGAAACAACCCTGACCTCCGGCTAAGGCCCCTAATTCATGGCTAAGTGGGAAAGCAGGTGGGATGTCCAAAACAACCAGGAGGTTGGCTTAGAAGCAGCCATCCTTTAAAGATAGCGTAACAGCTCACTGGTCTAAATAAGACGTCCTGCGGCGAAGATGTAACGGGGCTCAAGCCATGAGCCGAAGCCGAGGATGCACATAGTGCATGGTAGCAGAGCGTAGTGTGACATAGAACAGCTCCTCCTTAGACCCCTCGGGGTCATTGGAGGAACAGTTCTTTCGATGAAGCGGGCGCGTGAGCGATCCCGTGGAGAGATCACTAGCGAGAATGATGACATGAGTAGCGACAAAGAGTGTGAGAGACACTCTCGCCGAAAGTCCAAGGGTTCCTGCTTAAAGCTAATCTGAGCAGGGTAAGCCGGCCCCTAAGCCGAGGC
This window contains:
- the msrP gene encoding protein-methionine-sulfoxide reductase catalytic subunit MsrP, which encodes MAKRWTDDLTAADVTPEAVFWNRRKLLAGLAGAGLGSIASGAIADDALEPNTWEEVTTYCNFYEFGTGKTDPATYAHEMTTSPWEVEIDGLVDNPGTYGFEQILAEMTLEERIYRFRCVEAWSMVIPWQGFELADLLNLAGVQEGAKYVAFETLLRPSEMPGTRYPVLDWPYREGLRLDEAMHPLTLMATGIFGKPLPNQNGAPLRLVVPWKYGFKSIKSVVKITLTDQEPPTSWNMANAREYGFYSNVNPEVDHPRWSQATERRIGGGLFSRRQPTLMFNGYEKEVASLYDGMDLTKYF
- the msrQ gene encoding protein-methionine-sulfoxide reductase heme-binding subunit MsrQ; this encodes MDLSTLNTALRRVPSWLVYLCGLAPAVWLFWQGLTGALGVEPIKALEHRYGELALQFLIASLAVTPLRRIVGLNLMSHRRALGLLSFVYVVCHLLVWLLLDVQIPSQILADIAKRPYITVGMLAFVLLVPLALTSNVVSIRKLGTRWRKLHKLSYPAAILAAVHFVLLAKGFQIEPLLYLGGIGVLLVLRLRLPAPKRA